GCATGGACCGACAACATTTGAAGAGTTCACCCAAATTCATCATGAAATACGTGATTGTATAACTCACATTCAACTTTAAAATGATTTTGTTGAGTATACATGGACTCACCTAGCTAGGCAACTAAAAATGTATCATAACTTTTTATTTGTATTCATGACAATTTCAAATTCATTATGTAAATTATGAAACTTTTATTTGGTTGTGAACTACTTCTTGTGATGTAAAACTATGTGACATTTTATATATATACATAAATTGTAAATGTTAAATTTCTGGCAAAAACTGGACGGACCAAATGTGTTGCTCGGTAAGATGCTATGACATCGAAAACACAGACGAAAGCGGACGCGCCTTTTCGGCTGATCCAAAAGGACAATAAACAGTAAAAAAAATGTCAGTTTATGTCGACCGGTTGAAGTTGGCCTAATGTGTACTCGTTTCATAATGTAAGATGTTTTTACAAGCTAAACCAGCTTAAAAATGTATTATATTATGGGACAAAGACCGTGTAGATCACTACTTACATTGCGAGACAAGATTACTGGTTGATATACGATGATGCGTGGCAGGTGGCTCATTCGGTGATCCTTCGTGACGTCAACCTTGCCTAGTTTTCTATAGTCGCAGCTGCGTTGTCTAGTTTGGTTTGTATGAAGTGTTATGGTGCAGCCATTAGGattgttttttttctttgatcTTCGGATCTTCTGGTCCTACGACCTTCATCATCTTATTGTTTTCCGTTGCTTCATGCTATTATTAATGAATGACAAAGATGCTTGAACTTTAAATAAAAATTACTGGTTCATACCAGGACGATGGGTCTCTCGATTGTTCCATTTACCGGCCACCCATCGCGCTGTATACTGTACTGTATGCATCACACCCATACGTTCCGTTCGTACACGTGGCAGCCGTCCCTCATCGTCCTGCCCGTGGCCCCACGCCCCGAGTCACCTACAATTATTCAGCGTACCACTCCGCTTGATTTTGTTTCCCGGCCTCCGCTTTATAAGCACGGGAATCCCCAGCCCCAGGTACGCACGGAGAGGCTCCGGCAAATCAAATCACACTCGTGCCAGAAGACGAGAGCCCCCCGTCCCCTTCCTCCTCCACCGAGCTCCAGCTCCCGCTCCGGAGGACACGGGCCATGGCGCCCCCTCTCTCCTCCTGGCCATGGGCGAGCCTGGGCATATACAAGGCACGCACCGAGCACCTCCTTTTTTTCATCCTCGCCGCCCGTCTCAATGTTTTTCCTCGTTGACTGACACCGCCGTTGTGCTGCAACTGCATGATCGCCGGACGGACGCGCGCGCAGTACTTCCTGCTGGCCCCGCTGGTGTGGAAGGTGGCGCAGGAGTGGACGGAGCAGGGCGGCGCGCCGCTGGGCTCGCGGTGGCTGCACCTGCTGCTGCTCTTCTCCGCCCGCGGGCTCACGTACCAGTTCTGGTTCTCCTACAGCAACATGCTCTTCCtcacccgccgccgccgcgtcgTCCCCGACGGCGTCGACTTCCGCCAGGTCGACCACGAGTGGGACTGGTACGTACACTCTcccccctcctctttctcctcgagCTCGGCACGCCACCTGCATGCCGGTAGCTCGGTAATTAACAAGCGCTCTAGTAGTTTTCCTGCCTCGCTCCCCAGCTACTCCGGAGCTCGCTGCTTCAACGCGAAGCGCGTGGACACGAGTAAGAAGCATCCTCCACGagttaaaaaaaaaaaaaaaaggtgcAGCACGACAGTTAGTTTATGGCGCCATTGAATGCAACTCCAGCCTATAAGATGGAGCATTTTCGTGTCGAGCGGTCAAGAATGTTTCTTGCGTCTAGACTCTACAACTCTAGCTAGACTCCGTGGAGCCAAAGAGATGTTGGACACGTCGGGCGCTCCGGCAATTGCCATAGCATTCCTCCAACCGCCATGACGTTTCCCGACCTCCCTTTTTCCCGGTCAATATATGCCACGCATTATATTGTTTCAACAATTTACGTCGGCATACATGTTTTCTGGTGAAAAAATGATTTGAGCTGACAACAACtgcttcctccgtttctaaatataattcttttaagatatttcattaaaggtctacatacggagtaaaataaataaatttatactttaaattatgtctatatacatccgtatatagtttattaatgaaacctctagaaaaacttatatttaggaacggagggagtaataagtaCAGTAAGCCGGTAAAACGGTGTAAGTTTTATCTTGTCATTTTTTTCAGAGGGATGAAGTGattgtttttttctttcttgctCTGTTGGACCCACCCGCAGGGATAACTTCCTGGTGTTGCAAACGCTGATTGGTGCGGCGCTAGTCAACGGCCCGCTGCTCCTCCCGGGGCTGGAGAATCTCCGCGTGTGGGACCCGCGGGGGCTGGGCATCGCGCTGCTGCTGCATGTGGGCTTCTCAGAGCCCGTGTTCTACTGGGCCCACCGGGCCCTGCACGGGGCCCCGCTCTTCTTCAGCCAGTACCACGCCGGCCACCACTCCACGCCGGTGACCCAGCCACTGACAGGTACGTATGTACGCGGTGCGCAGCAAGGAAGCACGGCCGCTGGATCGCAGCCAACCCAACCCAACCAAACAGCCCGAGTAgcgaaaaaagaagagagaaagcaTGTGTGCCCGTGCTGCATGACAGCCCCGTCTTTTCTCTGTGATTCGTGACATGCACCAGACGCCACTACCAACCAAATTGTGGCACGATATTCTCCCTAGTAGAATGCGATTTTTACCATGCCCGCAGCCTTGCATGCAGCATCAATAGTTACCATGCAAGTTGTGAGTTACACAATACTATGATTAAAGAAAAAAAGTTGTTTGTTACAACTTACAATTACTGGTAGGAACTAGGAAGTATTTCCACCCTTGAccaagtttcttcttcttcttggtgttTGGTCGCAGCTGGATTCGGCACGCCGTTGGAGGCCCTGCTGCTGACGCTGACGATGGGGGTCCCGTTGGCAGGGGCCTTCCTGATGGGGGCTGGGTCCGTGGGCCTGGTCTACGTGCACCTCCTCACGTTCGACTATCTTCGGAGCATGGGGTACAGCAATGTGGAGGTCATCTCTCACAGGGTCTTCGAGGCTGTCCCACCGCTCAGATACCTCCTCTACACCCCGACGTAAGTCCAAATCCTTTTCTCTCTCACATTACAATagcactaatataagagcgtttagatcactattttaattatctaaacatttttatattagtttagagAGGGAGTAGTAGGCAATTATTTGGCCGTAAAGGCAGTCATTATTCACGCGTGGTAAAAAAAAAAATCCACCCCTCTGCCGTCTGCATGTGACACACTAGGCATCCGTTATCCTCTGCAGAGTACAGTAAAGCTGTTGCAGTAACGTGTTTGTTTCTTTACGTCCTTCTATCAAGCGGTTGCAATGGAAATTAAAGTTAAATTTGATGGTAATGTTTTGGTATATGCAGGTATCTGAGCCTGCACCACAGGGAGAAGGACTCCAACTTCTGCCTCTTCATGCCTCTCTTCGACCTCCTGGGCGGTACCCTAAACTCCAAGTCATGGGAGCTGCAGAAGGAGATCTACCAAGGTACGCAATTAACAATCACCCAAGGAGGCCGAGGACCCTACGCTCATCAATTTTATTCTCACACAGTAGTGCTAGCAGTAGTCGCATCGCTAGCATGCGCACCGCAGGACGATCGAGTACGAACGAGCCGGAGCAACATTGATTGACGAGGCATGCATAGTTGCATACATGTGTTGCCGTGTTGGTCCCGTTCAGTTCAGCAGTTCTTTAACCTGGTCCTGGTGACACCCTGCTTAACCAACGCCCGTCTTTTGAGCGTGTGTGCGTACGTACATGGTGCATGCAGGGAAGAATGATGGGGTGCCGGAGTTCGTGTTCCTGGCGCACGTGGTGGACATCATGTCGTCGATGCACGTCCCGTTCGTGCTCCGCTCCATCTCCTCGGTGCCGTTCGAGAACCGGCTGATCCTGCTGCCCTTCTGGCCCGTGGCCTTGGTCTACATGCTGCTCATGTGGTGCTGCTCCAAGACCTTCCTCGTCAGCTTCTACTACCTCCGCGGCCGCCTCCACCAGACGTGGAGCGTGCCCCGCCACGGCTTCCAGTACTTCATCCCGGCGGCCAAGGAGGGCATCAACCGCCAGATCGAGCTCGCCATCCTCCGCGCCGACAGGATGGGCGTCAAGGTCCTCAGCCTCGCCGCCCTCAACAAGGTGCGTCGTGGCATGCATGCACTGCACCAGCACCATCCAGCCATCCATTAATGCATCAAACCACATCTTCTTTTCCTTGCCTTGGTTATTATTGATTGGAAGTCTACTGGTATATGCTACAACTTGAGAACAGAAGCATGGCTTTCTTGTGCGCCTTTTTCGTTTTCGCGGATGCTGCAGTGCAACTACTACCCCATGCCTCCTCGTTGCTGGTGTGTCCGTGTCTAGTTGGTGTGTAGCACAGTGCTCCGGTACTGCTAGCTAGGTAGGAGGAGAGTGGTTGCTCGGTCAATTAGACGAGAGATCAGTTACAACGGGAGCCGGGAGGCATGTGAGCGCATTGAAGAACGGCAATGGCCGGCGAGCCACAACGCACCGGGGGAGTACACGGTCGAGATCGGGATCGGGAGGTCGGCCATGCAGAGGCACACTAGACGCTACTGTGTCGTTGGCAGGAGCACCATGCGCTAGCTAGCAGCACCAGTGGGTGGTGGCGCGGCAGCAAAGGTGGTGGTGGCCAACTTGTCCTTGCCGTTCACGCTTACATGTGCCTGGGGACAGCACTGCGGCTGCGGGTGGGCCACAAAGCCATCTATCCATCGATAGCCGGCCGGTCTGAGGCGTTTGCCGTGGAGCGCTTTGGCACGGCCTTATCCTGTCCTCGCTCACGTGGCCCAATCGCGGCGCGGAAGCTGGTAGCGACTGGTGCATGCATGCACCAGCAATGGCGAAGCACTGTGCGTGGATCGAGGGGCACAGGGCTTGCAGAGGGCCGGCGAAGAGTCGGCCTGCGCCGTCCGTCCGGGTGGTCGCGCGTGGGTTGGTCGCTGCCAAAATCTCTGCGTGGATTCGGCGGCCTGGTCCCGCTCGAGCTCCAGGCCTGGGCCGTGCCTGTGCCGTGCTGAACGAACGGTGGCCGGCAGAGAAGCTAGTACAGTGTACGCCTGTATTGCTGTACCTGCACAATTCCAAACTGTTTTCTTAAAACGCGGATCTTTAAAGAGAATTGCCAGGTTAAATAACAAAAACCCGGGCAAAAACCGTATTCCAAACTGTTTACAATGACGGGTTTATGCGAGAATAGTGCCTCGCTGGAAGCATCCAGTTTCTGAACAATCTTTTTCTAAGAAGTACGTATTATTTTTTATCGTAAAAACTCTCGGCTAATGTTTTTTTTTACCAGAACGAGGCATTGAATGGAGGTGGCATCCTGTTCGTGGACAAGCACCCTGACCTGAGGGTGAGGGTGGTGCACGGCAACACCCTCACGGCCGCCGTGATCCTGAACGAGATCCCCAGCAACACCAAGGAGGTGTTCCTCACCGGCGCCACGTCCAAGCTCGGCAGAGCCATCGCCCTCTACCTCTGCCGGAAAAGGATCAGAGTCATCGTACGTATCCGTATATCCCTGAGTTCACAAAGATAGCTAATTCAGAGGGGTCAACTTGTTGTGACAATTTCTCTTTGTTGCTTCAGATGCTGACGATGTCGTCGGAGAGGTTCCTGAAGATCCAGAGGGAGGCGCCGGCGGAGTTCCAGCAGTACCTCGTGCAGGTCACCAAGTACCAGGCCGCGCAGAACTGCAAGGTCTCACCGGCGTTCAGCCATCCGATTGCTGATCAATCTGTAGTTCTGTACCGCCCTTGTATGATGATGTGTTACATGATGGTAACGTTGGGTGTGCAGACGTGGCTCGTGGGCAAGTGGCTGTCGCCGAGGGAGCAGCGGTGGGCGCCGCCGGGGACGCACTTCCACCAGTTCGTCGTGCCGCCGATCATTGGGTTCCGCCGCGACTGCACCTACGGCAAGCTCGCCGCCATGAGGCTCCCCAAGGACGTGCAGGGCCTCGGCTCCTGCGAGGTAACGCACACAGCGATAAAACTACTACCATCCGTCTGATGATCCACGCCATGCCATCCCGCGTGTACTGACGGCGATCGATGGCTGCTGTGTTTGTGTGTTTCAGTACACGATGGAGCGAGGGGTGGTGCACGCGTGCCACGCCGGCGGAGTGGTGCATTTCCTGGAGGGTTGGCAGCACCACGAGGTGGGCGCGCTCGACGTCGACCGGATCGACGTCGTGTGGAAGGCGGCGCTCAAGCACGGCCTGACGCCGGTGTGATAGCTCCCTGGACGACGCAGGTGCGGAATGCAGCCGAAACGAAGCAACTAGGATCGCTCCCTCCTCCATCCCCCATGTATTGTATTGTACTCCACTCCATTCATGTCAAATGTACCACTAATACCGGTTTGACAAGAGACTGGATTAATTGAACCACCCAAGGACAGCAGCACACCTGTTCTTGACTCGTCTTTTATGACCAAAGCCCTCCAAAAGGGATAGCAGTAGAGTTCATCAGTTTATCATCTTCGTGTTTACTGATCGCTATGTAATCCTATTCGCGTTCTGGGTTCCTCAACCTCCGTTCCACTGTCTCTCTCGTCGACACTTCGACCAAGAAGGAACGACGATCAATCAAGGCCAAAGAGGGGCGGGAAGATGCGCCGCGAAATCTCGGTTTGCTTGGGCCAGTAAATGGTCGTAGTCACCACCATCCCACTCGTCCCGGTAGGTCTCCGGACGTTCTCCCATGACCTCTATTGCCGCGGCGAACATCTCCCTCCTCCACTCCTCGGGCCCGTCCCGCCGGCATTGCTCCGCGAGCCAGTCCTCGTTCTCGAACTGCAGGCATAAGCAACGTCAACAGAGAAATCCCACCTCGCCGGGGTCGATCTAGAACAGCAACGAAAACAATCTTATTTCGGACGAATTTCGCGGCACCTCGCGATCTCGCAGTCTGTGGGTGTATCTTCGGGGCCATCCGCGAGCGCCCAAACGTGAGTAGAAGGCCGTCACGTCTCGCATCATCTCCTCCTCGGACGGGAGCTGGAATCGCCCTGACAGAATGCCGGCCACCCAGTGGCTCTGGAGCTCGAATAGTGGAAAAGGGATCACCTGGATGCAAGTACCGAACAGAGTCAATCTAAGATACATTTTCAAGATCGCAACGTTTTCTATATGTTCTTGGATTTGATACACGAATCTAAGCAAAAGCCGGGTGAGTTTCGCTGGAATCTAAGCGAAGATGGGTCCTCCACGGTACTCTCTATCCGTGGCGGAGCTTGGGCCACATTTCAAGAGGGGCAAAGGGGCTGGGGAGGGGGCGAATTTCAGTGATTACATGGCCAATTTACTGATGATAATACAAACAAACCTCCTGGGCTCGGGGGGCAATGGCCCAGGTTGGTCTCCACAAAGCTCCGACAGTGCACTCCATGTACCAGGCGCCTTCACAAGATTTCAATGAACAATAACATGAAAAAAGGAAAATTGAAGGTATCACTAAAAATTAAGATTTCTATGTGGTAGCTTCGCATAGGTATTATCTTGACAGAGGACAACATAGATGGCCATAAATGGCAAGAAATCAATAAGTATAGTTTTTGTGCTCAGGACGAGAGACAATTAAACAAGTCTTCTTTTAGTGCAAGTTCACGCACTCCATGTGGTCAGTGCTCCAAATAACGTTCATTTGTATGGGTAAAAAAAAATGCTGTCAATATATATTTCCAGAGATATTGTGATCATTCTTCCATGCAGATTATCTACCCTATATTCATTGGCTTTGTAGGCTTGTATGTAGTCTATGCAGTAGCGTAGCCAGATCAGTGTGCTAGGGTGGTCCAATAATATAAATATTTACatacatttatttattttcaaagaAGTATATTTTTTACTACACCATATACATGCTTTGGGGAAATTCcagggtggtccatggaccaccctgtCCACCCCCTAGCTACGCCACTGAGTCTATGTTAGACTGGAATATCGGCCGCATTCACAGCAGTGTGTACACGATTGAAGCAAGTGGTCATTGAGGTTTTATCTAAAGTAGGTGGCAGCATAATTTTTGGATAGGACCTCCACCCTCCCCGACATAAGCATATTTTTGGTCTCGTGCAAATGTACTTTTGCCATTCAAGGTAGTCAAAGTCAGGATACTCAGTTGGATCGATTTTCCTAAGACATAATCAAGTCGTAGTAGTAgctgccactttgctactactgttgctactctgctgctgctactaccgttccttgctacttcgctgttacttcttgcaagatcttttccgacactgttgtcggggaagaatagttactcgtccacg
This genomic stretch from Hordeum vulgare subsp. vulgare chromosome 6H, MorexV3_pseudomolecules_assembly, whole genome shotgun sequence harbors:
- the LOC123402073 gene encoding very-long-chain aldehyde decarbonylase GL1-2-like isoform X1, producing MAPPLSSWPWASLGIYKYFLLAPLVWKVAQEWTEQGGAPLGSRWLHLLLLFSARGLTYQFWFSYSNMLFLTRRRRVVPDGVDFRQVDHEWDWDNFLVLQTLIGAALVNGPLLLPGLENLRVWDPRGLGIALLLHVGFSEPVFYWAHRALHGAPLFFSQYHAGHHSTPVTQPLTAGFGTPLEALLLTLTMGVPLAGAFLMGAGSVGLVYVHLLTFDYLRSMGYSNVEVISHRVFEAVPPLRYLLYTPTYLSLHHREKDSNFCLFMPLFDLLGGTLNSKSWELQKEIYQGKNDGVPEFVFLAHVVDIMSSMHVPFVLRSISSVPFENRLILLPFWPVALVYMLLMWCCSKTFLVSFYYLRGRLHQTWSVPRHGFQYFIPAAKEGINRQIELAILRADRMGVKVLSLAALNKNEALNGGGILFVDKHPDLRVRVVHGNTLTAAVILNEIPSNTKEVFLTGATSKLGRAIALYLCRKRIRVIMLTMSSERFLKIQREAPAEFQQYLVQVTKYQAAQNCKVSPAFSHPIADQSVVLYRPCMMMCYMMVTLGVQTWLVGKWLSPREQRWAPPGTHFHQFVVPPIIGFRRDCTYGKLAAMRLPKDVQGLGSCEYTMERGVVHACHAGGVVHFLEGWQHHEVGALDVDRIDVVWKAALKHGLTPV
- the LOC123402073 gene encoding very-long-chain aldehyde decarbonylase GL1-2-like isoform X2 encodes the protein MAPPLSSWPWASLGIYKYFLLAPLVWKVAQEWTEQGGAPLGSRWLHLLLLFSARGLTYQFWFSYSNMLFLTRRRRVVPDGVDFRQVDHEWDWDNFLVLQTLIGAALVNGPLLLPGLENLRVWDPRGLGIALLLHVGFSEPVFYWAHRALHGAPLFFSQYHAGHHSTPVTQPLTAGFGTPLEALLLTLTMGVPLAGAFLMGAGSVGLVYVHLLTFDYLRSMGYSNVEVISHRVFEAVPPLRYLLYTPTYLSLHHREKDSNFCLFMPLFDLLGGTLNSKSWELQKEIYQGKNDGVPEFVFLAHVVDIMSSMHVPFVLRSISSVPFENRLILLPFWPVALVYMLLMWCCSKTFLVSFYYLRGRLHQTWSVPRHGFQYFIPAAKEGINRQIELAILRADRMGVKVLSLAALNKNEALNGGGILFVDKHPDLRVRVVHGNTLTAAVILNEIPSNTKEVFLTGATSKLGRAIALYLCRKRIRVIMLTMSSERFLKIQREAPAEFQQYLVQVTKYQAAQNCKTWLVGKWLSPREQRWAPPGTHFHQFVVPPIIGFRRDCTYGKLAAMRLPKDVQGLGSCEYTMERGVVHACHAGGVVHFLEGWQHHEVGALDVDRIDVVWKAALKHGLTPV